A window of the Patescibacteria group bacterium genome harbors these coding sequences:
- a CDS encoding type IV secretion system DNA-binding domain-containing protein: MLENQEKKNDITLFAETNFRNKKKRFGIKIDDRRRHIYLIGKTGMGKTTMMENMIYHDIQNNKGVALVDPHGDFVEKILDYVPSRRINDVIYFNPSDVEYPIAFNILESMTPESKNIAASGLIGIFKKLWADSWGPRLEYLLRNAILALMDYPNSTILGVMRILIDKNFRKKVVEQIKDPIIKSFWENEYTKYSNSFQVEAISPIQNKIGQFLSYSLIRNIIGQVKSSFDIREIMDNKKILLMNFSKGRIGEDASALLGAMMITKIQLSAMERVNIPEEKREDFYLYVDEFQNFATESFANILSEARKYRLNLVITNQYIEQLDEKVQAAIFGNVGTIVSFRVGPSDAEILEKEFAPKFTEEDLLNLAKYHIYIKLMIDGIASEPFSAIGLPPLAREEGNSEKIIKASREHYSKNREEIEEKIIKWTENDKNQTIDNKKQNIQDRRKFESKQENIVLCSYCGAKTTTSFKPDGIRPIFCKSCLAKLRAKELKIQKNSKGEYIVLEEKESNNQKNILETSLSQLKSKKKIGEKNENFIKKNDSKKNNLLKPGEKVKF; encoded by the coding sequence ATGTTAGAGAATCAAGAGAAAAAAAACGATATAACATTATTTGCTGAAACAAATTTCAGAAATAAAAAAAAACGGTTTGGGATTAAAATTGATGATAGAAGAAGGCATATTTATTTGATTGGAAAAACAGGAATGGGCAAGACAACAATGATGGAAAATATGATTTACCACGATATCCAAAATAATAAAGGTGTCGCCTTAGTTGATCCGCACGGAGATTTTGTTGAAAAAATTCTTGATTATGTTCCTTCGCGCAGAATAAATGATGTTATTTATTTTAATCCGTCTGATGTTGAATATCCGATTGCTTTTAATATTTTAGAATCAATGACGCCTGAATCAAAAAATATAGCAGCGTCAGGATTAATCGGTATTTTTAAAAAATTGTGGGCGGACAGCTGGGGACCGAGATTGGAATATCTTTTACGAAACGCGATTCTAGCTTTAATGGATTATCCTAATAGCACTATTTTAGGCGTAATGCGAATTTTAATTGATAAAAATTTTAGAAAAAAAGTTGTGGAGCAGATTAAAGATCCAATCATAAAATCATTTTGGGAAAACGAATACACAAAATACTCAAATTCATTTCAAGTTGAAGCAATCAGCCCTATACAAAATAAAATTGGGCAATTTTTATCATACTCTTTAATTAGAAATATAATAGGGCAGGTAAAGTCATCTTTTGATATCAGGGAAATAATGGATAATAAAAAAATTCTTTTAATGAATTTTTCAAAAGGCAGAATTGGAGAAGACGCTTCAGCGCTTTTAGGCGCGATGATGATTACCAAAATCCAACTGTCTGCAATGGAAAGGGTAAATATTCCAGAAGAAAAAAGAGAAGATTTTTATCTTTATGTTGATGAATTTCAGAATTTCGCGACCGAATCTTTCGCAAATATTTTGTCAGAAGCTCGGAAATATCGTTTAAATTTAGTTATCACAAACCAATATATAGAACAGCTTGATGAAAAAGTCCAAGCGGCAATTTTTGGCAATGTAGGCACTATAGTAAGTTTTCGGGTCGGACCTTCTGACGCGGAAATATTGGAAAAAGAGTTTGCGCCGAAATTTACTGAAGAAGATTTATTGAATTTGGCTAAATACCATATTTATATCAAATTAATGATTGATGGAATCGCCAGCGAGCCGTTTTCCGCGATCGGACTTCCACCTCTTGCAAGAGAAGAAGGAAACTCTGAAAAAATTATTAAAGCTTCACGCGAACATTATAGTAAAAACCGCGAAGAAATAGAAGAAAAAATTATAAAATGGACGGAAAACGACAAAAACCAAACAATAGATAATAAAAAACAAAACATTCAAGACAGAAGAAAATTTGAAAGCAAGCAAGAAAATATTGTTTTATGCAGTTATTGCGGGGCGAAAACAACAACATCTTTTAAGCCAGACGGAATAAGACCTATTTTTTGCAAAAGCTGTCTTGCTAAATTGCGCGCTAAAGAATTAAAAATTCAAAAAAACAGCAAAGGTGAATATATTGTGTTAGAAGAAAAAGAATCAAATAATCAAAAAAATATATTAGAAACAAGTTTATCGCAATTAAAATCTAAAAAAAAGATTGGAGAAAAAAACGAAAATTTTATAAAGAAGAATGATTCTAAAAAAAATAATCTGTTAAAACCTGGAGAAAAGGTTAAATTTTGA